The nucleotide sequence TGAAAATGTATAAGTTTACTTACTAAAAACAAAGTTTAAAAAATTTAAATTGCAAATTTAGGAGGTACATTTATGAAAAAGGTGAAAAAGCTGGTTGCTCTTGCTGCTTCTTTAGCAGTAGTAGCTTCATTAGGAGCAGGATGTAAGAAAGAAGAAACTAAAGATACACCTTCTCCATCAACAACTGAAACAACTGCTCCAGAAGAGGGTGCATTAGACCTTAGCGAGCATGTTGAACTAAATTTATACCTTATGGGAGACCAAGCTAAGGACCATGATTTAATACTTGCAGAATTGAATAAGCTAACTGAAAGAGATCTAAATGCTTCAGTAAAGATTACTTACTCAACATGGACAGACTTTGGTACAAAGTATAACCTAATGCTTACTTCAGGGGAGCCAATGGACTTGGTTTATTCAGCTAACTGGTTAACTTATGCACAATATGCAAAGAATGATGCTTTCATCGATTTAACAGATTTAATACCTAAATATGCACCAAAACTGCTTGAACAGATAGGTGAGGACAGATGGGATGGAGTAAAGGTTGATGGAAAAATATATGGTGTTCCAAACCAGAATCCGGAATTTGTACAAGGTGTTTTCATATACAGAGAAGATTTGAGAAAGAAACATAACTTACCGGAAATTAACTCAGTAGATACTATAGAAGCTTACCTTGCAGGTATTAAGCAGAATGAACCGGATATTATGCCTACAAATGAAGCTGGTTCAGACGCATATGACAACCTATTTATTTTCACAACTCCTTATGAAATAGTTGATACAGGTGACAAGGGTACTTCAAATCTTGTAATCGATCCTAAGGATCCAACAAAAGTGTTAGCAACAATAGAAACACCAGAATATAAGCCCTTCATGGAAAAAATGAAGTCTTGGGCAGATCAAGGTTTCTGGTCAAAGAGTGCACTTTCCTTAACTGAAGATGGTGTAACAGCCTTCGAAAACGGTAAAGCTGCAGCTTCCTTCAACTCTACATTAGCAAAGGCAAAGGGTACAGTTGAAACTTTACTAAAGAAGCATCCAGAATGGGAAGTTGGTATTTTTGAATACAACAGATTGATGAACAAGGTTCATGCATCAGCTCCAACTCAGAACTTAACAGCTATACCACAAGCATCAGAACATCCAGAAAGAGCATTAGCATTACTTGAAAAGTTAATGACAGACAGAGAATACTATGATCTAATGCAGTATGGTATAAAGGATGTTTCCTATGAATTGACAGCCAATAATGAAATAGACTTTAGTAATATAGATTCCGACAAGCATGGAGCTCCATCCTCATGGGCTTGGAGAAATGATGCTCTATCCTATAAGCAAGTTGGAACATGGGAAAAGTGGCAATCAATAATTGAAGAGAACAAGAAACTTGCTACTCCAAATCCTCTAGATGCGTTCATATTGGATCAAACACCGGTTCAGACCGAAGTAGCTGCAATCAATCAAGTTAAGAACCAATATGGTAAGCCACTTCAAGCAGGTCTTGTAAAAAATGTGGAAGAATCATACAATACATTATTAACTCAATCCAAGAATGCTGGCTTAGATAAATATCGTGAAGAAGTTCAAAAACAGATAGAAGCATACTTTAGTACCAGATAGAGACTAAACTAGTTAATTAATCAGAACTAAATATACAAGCTGGACAAGTGTTTAGCTTGTATATTTGGTTTTTGCAATAATTTAATGTATTCCCTTGGTGGCTTCGCATATTTGATGGTTGAAGAAAGTGTGGAAAATACTGAAGTTGGTACTAAATACTTATCCGTGATATAATGCATTATGAAGTAACTTTGGATTTGGAGGTTTACATATGACATTTAAGTACAAACGCAAAGATAGAGTGTATTTTAAAATGCTGACAATGACTATTGCAGTAATTGAGATATTTATTATCACGGTTTCAGGAACGTTGTTCTTCAATATGAGAAATAACATGCTTAAGCAGCTATATGAAATTCATATTGAAGACCTAAAAAAATCAACCAGTGATATTCAAGCTACCATTAACATGATAAAAAGTACAAGCATTCAAATAAGATATGATCAATATATAAATCTTTTGTGCAGCTATAATGAACCCGATGCCACTCAATTTATACCTGCCCTAGAACAGATGACTAACTATAGACGTGCAGTAAGCAATATAGATTCTATATATGTATATAATGCCGAAAGATTTTATATAAGTGATGAAAATGCACCTAATTTAATTCAGAACAAGGAAGAATTTATAGATAAGAGCATTGTAGAGATTATCGATAAACATAGATCCTATGAAACTCATACTCCAATTCCAAGAATGATTGCAGATTTAAAAACCGGCGAAGAAACCATAGGTTATAGTTTTCTTTTCTATGATAAAGTAGCCGTAGGACCTAATAGTGTTATCATAATAAATCTAAGCAACCAATGGCTTAAAAGGGTTACGAATCAAATGAAGCAATTGGGCAGTACAAAGAATATAATAACAGACGGAAGCGGAAGAGTCATAATAAGTGATGGAGATGAAGAGCCTTTAAGCATTCTCAAAGAGAAATATATTAGGGATATTGCTTCCAATTCCATTAACAGTGGATATGTAATAGAAGAAGTGAATGGAGAGAAATGTTTAATTACGTATATAAAAATGCCGGAATTAGATTGGAACCTGATATCTGTAACACCATTCAAGGTTGCCAGCAAGAGTATATCCGGAGTACTTGTAAAGGTTTTACTTCTCTGTGGATTTATAGTTCTTGTAGGTATAGGTGCTGCTATCTTCCTGTCAAGAAAGTTGTATGACCCTGTAGAGGACCTTTTAAAGAAACTGTCAGAGTATGAGATTCAACAGATGGATATTCTAGAGGAAAATAAAAGAAAGTTCTTATCAAACTTTATTTATCATAGCAAGGAGTTGCAGGAGACCTTTATTAAAAAAGGTTTTGAGGAGTATAGCATAGGCCTATCTGTAATCTTACCCTATGTTCTGATTCTTGTTAGAATAGACACAAAACATGTTTCATCAGAAGACGTAAAGGACTTTAATCTCATTAAGTTTGCTGTCACCAATATTGCTAAGGAAATATTACAAGGAAGATATAAAACAGAGTTTATATATGTTTCTGAAGACGAGTTACTGTTCATAATAAATGGAGACATAGACGATGAGAATTACAAAGATATAATTGATAAGGACATTCAGGAGATTCAGAAACTTATATACAATTACTTTAAAGCTGTTCTTTCTATTAGTATAAGCAATAAAATAATTCCCTATAAAAACCTTCAAAAATCCTTTGAGTATTTAAAGGAAGGGGCAAGAAATGAATTCTTTCATGATGGTGGAGCCATCGTTACTTATGAAGAAATTGAAAATAGAACTAAAGTGAAATATTCATATCCCGAACACAAAGGTAAAGAAATAGTTTCAGCACTTACAACCGGTAAGGTTGAAAAGGCAAAAGAGTTATACATGGAAGTTATTAATGAACTTGAAAAGTGTAACTACTCCACTTTTGAAATTTATTCCACCTTTTTATTCTGGGAGGTCAGCCAGGGAATAAAAAACATAAGGCTAGCTGAAAGTAATAATTGGGTTGAAAAATTGGAGGCTTTAACTACTGAAATGTCCAGTGTTGAAAGCATAAATACATTCAATCAAGTTGTTTTCCAGATCTTTGAGGGCATAGCAGAAAGCTATAAGACCAGCAGTTCTTCAAAGTATGAAAATATTGCTAAGAATGTTATGGAGATAATTGACCAGCGATATGGAGATATTAATTTATCTGTTGAGTCTGTTGCAGATGAGATTGGATTTACTGCTTCTTATATTACTAAAATCTTTAAACAGCACACAGGGAAAACAGTAATAGAATATATTAACGAGAAGCGCATAGAATGTGCTAAAGCCTTACTAACTCAAACCTCCCACAGTGTAGCTGTCATAGCGGAAAAATGTGGCTTTGCAAATATAACTTACTTCCATAGGGCCTTTAAAAAAGTTGTTGGGATTACGCCTAGTGTATACAGGAATACCTACAAGTAGTAACTTGTGTTGAGGTGGTAGTTGAAGGATAGCTGCTACATCAATATTATAATTCAAGGAGGCAAAGTAAATGAATAAACCTAGAATAGGCAACAAGTTTCTTAGGGTGACTTCATTATTTCAACTTATAATGTTTTTAATGTCACTGACCTTAGTCCAGGTACCCATAAAGGTACAGGCGGAAACAAACACTTTAGTATATAACGATTTTGAAACAGGCACAGGATTTACCGGAGGCAGTGGTGTAACTGTAACTGTTGATACAGCAGAAAATGCCAGTGAAGAAGGAACTAAAAGTTTAAAAATGGAGGTAACCGGTAATGCTGGTTGGCCCAATGTAGAAGGGAACTACATAGATGTGGTACCCGCTGTTGGATCATCCATGGATGCCAGTGAATATGCAAACCTTGTATTCTATGTTAAAGATATGGAAGGAAATAATGGCGTCGAAGTAACATTGACATCTGAGGATGGAGCTGAAAAAGGCTTATGGGTAGATAAGGGTGTAAAAGGTGAATGGGTTAAGCTGAAGGTATCTTTGGCTAGTTTTACCGGTGTAGATCTTACAAAGATAATAAAGATAAGATTAGGTGAGTATAATCGGGGAACCTATTATTTTGATGATATATACTTTGAAAAGCCTCAAGTTAACCCGGAAATACCAGAGCTTGCTCCACAATGGTTCCAAAACTTTGAATATGGCGATGGTTTTGCTCCCGCAAGCACAGTAACTACCTCACTGGAGAGGGTGGATACAGCAACAGCTTATGGTTTTAATTCCGTTAAGCTTACTATGTCAGATAATCAGGGGGGTAACTGGGATAACAGCAAAAACAGTGTAATTATTACCCCAATGTATTTGGCTCCTTCGCTTGATCCTAAGGATGAGGACAAAAAGTATGACTATGAGAGATATATGGATGTATCCAATTATAAATATATGATCTTTTATGTAAAAGATACAAGCGGAAGCAATGATGTTCATATAACTATCACAGATATTAATAATAAGTCATGGGATTTTTCATCAGATCCACAGAAGACTGTTAAAAATGAATGGGTTAAGATGGTCATTCCACTTGACTATAACAAAGATATCGACTTTACCAAGATAAGTGAAATAAGACTAGGAATGTATTGGGACTGGAACAACGTTTATTATTTTGATGATGTATATTTTGCTCAAAATGAAAACGATAACCCTCCTAATCATGGACATACAAGCTTAAAGCTTAAATATATAGATGGAACCACAGTGCCATATCAAAATGGCATTCCTATGAGCTCCTTTGAAAAACAAAAGTCCAGAGTAAATATTCACTTGGGTGGAGAATGGAAGAAGGAAAGAGTGATCTTGGATCCACAAAAGTCTATAGCTACAAGAGATGCAGCGGGAATAGCTGCTATTGAAGCTGAAGCAGAAGAAAGATATACTGTAGACTTTGATGACTCCTCTTGGACTTCTAAGGTACTTCCTGCACCGGAAAATGACCTTTATGCTGATAAGGCTGAAACAAAGGCTGGCTTTGAGGAATACCAAGGCGGTGTTTGGTATAGAAGAACCTTTACAGTAGATGAGGCTTTAGAAGGCAAAACCTTAACATTAAACTTCCTAGGTGTAAACTATTTTGCTGATGTTTGGGTTAATGGACAATATATGGGCGGACATCAGGGAGGCTATACACCCTTTGCCTTCGATGTGACAGATGTTATAAAATATGGGTCAGAAAATGTTATAGCAGTAAGAGTGGACAACTCAGCTTGGGATAAGTCCTTCTCCAATGGAGAAATACTCCCCTATGTAACCTCTGACTGGTTGAACTATACCGGTATGATTAGGCCTTGCTACCTTGAAGCTTCTGATAATATTCATATAGTGAGAAGCGATATTAAACCTCTTGATACAGATGGATCAATTGAAGTTAAAACAGTGCTTAACAATAGGGCCAATACTGCAAAAAATGTTGAGCTTTCCTATGAAGTTTATGAAGCTGAAGTTACTGCTGAAAACAAAACCAGTGAATATGCAGAAGACTTATTGGGGGCTGCCGCAAATGTAGTTGAAAGTCGAAATGTTACCTTGTCAGATATAGCTGTAGATACATTAGATGCAAAGATAGAGGATGTAAAGTTATGGACACCTTCAACACCAAATCTTTATGTATTAAAGGTTACTGCAAAGGTTGATGGTAATGTATTAGATACTTATTATACTCAATTCGGGGTAAGAACACTTGGCACTGACGGAGATAAGCTTCTTCTTAACGGTGAACTTGCACCTTACCTTGCCGGTGTAGGTAGAACAGAAGACCATCCCACCAAAGGCCCAGCAATGAATAATGAAGAGCAATTCAAAGACTTTGAAATAATAAAGAACACTTTAAAGGCTAATTTTGTTAGAACAGGTCACTTCCCGGCTAATAAAACTGCTTATTTATACACAGACAGATTAGGTTTGGCGGTTTGGCAGGAAATACCGGCCTACTGGTTCAGCGGAGAGGCCTTCGAAACGCAGACTAACCGTGGTTTAGCAAGACAAATGTATATGGAAATGATTTATGCTTCCTATAACAGGCCATCAGTATGGTTTAACGGAACTACAAATGAATCCGGCGGGCAACTTTCAAGAGTAAACTATATAACTGATTTAAAGAATGCAGCTAGCTTAATTGATGGAACAAGATTAGTTGGTCAGTCTGCTTCCGGCGGAGATGCAACCGATGATTCCCACAGGGCAGCTGATATAATAGGTATGACAATGTACCAAGGAGTATTTACAGGAGTTAATGCTTATAACGGTACCATAGATGTTCTAACTCAAATGCACAACAAGTTCCCTAATAAGCCAATACTGGCTACGGAATATGGATATTGGTCTTCTGACGGTGATACTACAATTACTAAGCAATATGAAATTTTTAATACAACCTTTAATGCATTTACTAAGCTTGCAAATACCAAGGAGGATGGCACAGAAAATCCTGATGGTTTTATAAGCGGTGGTGCTTGGTGGTGTGCCTTCAATTGGTATACAGAAATAACCAAGACCCAGACCATGGGACTTATCCATATGGATAGGGTAACTCCAAAGGAACCACTGACTAGTATTTTTGCAGAAAAGTATAACAGGTATACAAAGGTCAGTGATCCTGCTACAGTAAAGGCTTCAGGAAAATCTACCTGGTATAATAGCTTAAGTTCAAACAGCGGTGTTACCGCAGGAGATGGGGCAGCTATTAAATCAGTAGCTTTAGATGGTGAAAATGGCGCAGTTCAAGCAACTGAAGTTACTGCTTCTAAGGCGACAAGTATTACAGTTCTGCCACAGGGTGGAGAATTGGCGGCAACTAACTTAGCTAATTACGATTACTTTAACTTCTATGTTAAAGATATGAATGGAGAGAACACCATATCAGTTATATTCACAGATAACAAGGGAGTATCTTGGGAAGCAGAAGCTACAGCTAAGACGGTTAAAGGACAATGGACAAAGCTAAGCGTAGCAACAGGAGCAAATATAGACCATTTAGATACTGCTGCTGTTAATAAAGTGAACATAAAAGTACCTGCAGAAGGAAAGTATTATTTTAATAAGCTATACTTCTCAACTTATATTAATGACCCTACACCTCAGGTTACACCTGCAGGAGCCTCAATATGGTATCAAGACTTTGAAAATGTTGAGACTTTAGAGGCAGGCATAGGAGCTACAGCTGAAATAGCTTCAGATGCAGCATTGACGGGAACAAGGGTTGCAAAACTTGTAACTACACAGACCGGCAATCCGGGCACTACTAAGAGCAGTGTAATTGTAACACCAAAGGGATCAGAAGTTTTTGACATCACAGATTATGGTTATGTGTCCTTATATGTAAAAGACACTCAGGGATCAAATACTGTTCTTTTAGTTTTCAAAGACAAGGATGGAAAAATAGCAAGTCAGTGGACTGATACAGGCTCTACCAAGAATACCTGGACCAAGGTTTATGCACCATTGAATGCTGTTAAAAGCAGCGGAATTGATACTCGTAACATTGTATCAATAGCTCTTGCTCAGTGGAACGCAGGCACATATTACTTTGATGATATCTACTTTGCTAAATATCCGTCAGATGGCCCACCGGCACCGGGAGAGGTAGGAGGCGCACAGCCCACCATTGTAAGTATTTCAGATATAACAGCTTCTATAGAGAAAGGTGGCAATTTCACCTTACCAAGAGCAGTAATTGCAACAATGTCAGATAATAGTACAAGAGCTGTGGACATCGTATGGACACCAAATACTGTAGACACAACCAAATCCGGAGTATTTATATTTGAGGGACAAGTTGACGGTTATGATGGAAAAGTAAAGCTCACCCTATCTGTAATAGATACGAGTGATAACACAGATGAAACCAGAGATGAAAATGTACCGCTGCCGGATAGGGCAAGTGTTACTAATACGGACACTGCAGTTGTTATTTCAGTAATAAACAACGTAGCAAGCAGTGGAAGTGTAACCATAGATGTAGCTAATAACAAGACAGTAGCAAAGGAGATATTTGATGCTATAAAGGGGACGAATAAAACCCTTATATTCAAAGGAGATGTAGTTGAATGGACCTTTACAGGTAAGGACATCACAGAAACTACAAAGGATATAGACATGACAGTAAGAATTGCAACTTTAAATTCAACAACAAGTGAGAATAAAGCCTTAATAGGAGAAAAAATCAACAATGAAAATGTATTGGTAATATCCTTTGCAAATAACGGACAATTGCCCGGAAGAGCAAAGATAAAACTTAAACTCGATAATGCATGGTTAGCAAGCAGAAATAAGAACAATATAAATATCTATTACTTTAATGAGGTAAGTAAAGCAATAGAACCTGTAGCCAGTGAATTAACAGCAGATTCAGAAGGTTATGTACAGTTCCATATTACACATAACAGTGATTATATCGTATCAGACAAGGCTTTAACTATGGTACCGGTAGAGCCAACTATAGTAAGATTAGGCGGTGCAGACAGATATGAAACTTCTATTAAGGTTTCTCAGGCTGGCTGGAAAACTTCTGAATATGTAGTGCTGGCAAGAGGAGATGAATATGCAGATGCGCTGACCGCAGCACCATTTGCAAAACAGTTAAATGCACCGATACTTCTGACTGCACCTAAGGCTCTTGATGCTAGAGTAAAAGCAGAGTTAATAAGACTTAAGACCAAGAAGGTATATGTAATTGGCGCCACTGGAGCAATTTCTTCCGGAGTAGTAAATGCTGTATCTGCAATGGGTATCAAAGTAGAGAGAATAGGCGGAAATGACAGATATGAGACAGCTTTGACAATAGCTAAGAAGATGACAAATAAGAGTCAAGTATTCTTAGCCACCGGCACAAACTTTGCGGATGCACTCTCAATTTCTTCCTATGCAGCAGCCACTGGCAGTCCAATACTTCTAACAACTAAGAACTCAATTTCTGCTGAGGTTGCAAAATACATAAAAGACAACAACAGCAAGGTATATGTGATTGGGGGTAACGGAGTAATTGCAGACACCGTTATGAAGAGTATTGCAGGAGCTGAAAGAATAGGCGGAAATGACAGATATGCTACAAACTTAGCAATTCTAAATAAGTTTGCCGCAGGTTTTGACTTCTCTGTTATCTATCTTGCAACAGGAGCTAACTATCCGGATGCAATCTGTAGCTCCGCTTTAGCAGGAAGTAAGAAGGCTCCCATCATTCTGGTTAACAGTAATGATACAAATGCTCAAAATGCTTATATCAAGACAATAGGATCCAGGGTAAAGGAAGTTAATGTTATTGGCGGGGCAGGAGTATTGCCTGCTGAAACAGTTCAAAAGGTTTTAAAATAAAATAGACATTTCACAAACATATGAAGAAAAAGCTACCGACATATAGGCTGGTAGCTTTTTCTTTTTTAATAAATCAAAGCACTTTATTAAACCATTTAGCAGTTTTATACACTTTTTATTAAAATTGACACACTGTAAAATTAAAGTAGGACAATAATTATATTTAATCTATATTGTAGGGAAGGATGGGTGGTCAATGGAAGTTATGACAGTGAAAGAAAAAAGTAAATTGCCAATATTAATATTAGCAATTTCAGCAATATTATCTGTTGCCTTTGCAACCTATAGGATAGTAGATTTAATTTCAAATTCAACAAAGGCTACATTAGTGCTCTATGATGGGCCCAAGCTAATGAGGCAAGCAGGCGACACAAAGATTAGCGTCAATGGGAATCCTCTTTTTGTGTATAATGCACCTGTAAATAATACACATACATGGGTGGAAAATGGAAATCCGCCAATGGATTATACGGCCATGACATATTTTGACTTTGAAGGCACTGCTAAGATAGAGATTGAACTGACTGAGGTTACAGACATATCAAAGGTTAAAGTATCACCACTATCAGCTGGTATTAAGCCGAAAGTAAACGGTAACAAAATTACTTTTACCGTAAAAAAACCAGACCAATATACTGTTGAATACAATGACAGCGTTGAGACAGCTATACACATATTTGCAAATCCCCTGGAGCAGGATCTTCCTGATTTTAACGATAAGAATGTCATCTACGTAGGTCCGGGCTTATGGAATATAGATAATGTAGGGCTAGAAAGTGGACAGACACTATACCTTTCCGGGGGAGCTGTAGTCTATGGAACAATAAGGGCTAATAACGTAGAAAATGTAACTGTACGTGGAAGGGGAATAATGGATGGAAGCCTCTGGTCAAGTTGGAAGAATGAAGGCCAAATAGCAAGGGTGCCGATAGACTTTGTAAATTCAAAAAATATCTACGTAGAAGGTATCATATTCATGAATCCCAATGCATGGACTTTTAATTCATTGAGTTCGGAAAATGCCACAATTGATAACATAAAAATCATATCTGCAAGGCAGAACGGAGACGGAATAACACTGCAATCCTGCAAGAATTTCACAGTTACCAATTCCTTTGTGAGATCCTGGGATGATAGCTTGGTAGTTAAGAACTACGAAGGAAACTCAGACAATATTACTTTTGACAACATAAAGGTTTGGACGGACCTTGCCCAATCCTGCGAAATAGGTTATGAAACCAACAAAGGACAGAGGGAAAATGCTGTTATTAGCAATATTACTTTTAAGAACATAACTGTTTTGCACAATTTTCATAAGCCTGTAATAAGCATTCATAACTCAGACGATGCAACAGTTCGGGATATCCGCTACAGCAATATAATTGTAGAAGATGCCCAAATGGGTGAAGGAGATGCCGGTGCAAACAAGCAATTGATAGACTTTACTATCATGGGCAGCGGTTGGTCTGCTACAAAAGAAAGAGGACATATAAAAAATATCACTGTAGAAAATGTAAAGATTTTGAGCGGAAAAGCTGCACCTTCCAGAATAATTGGCTTTGATAAAGACCATATGGTTGAGAATGTAAAGATAAAGGGGCTCAACATTCTTGGTAAAGACATAAAGTCATCAGAAGATGCAAACCTTGAAACTAACGAATATGTCTCAGGTATCGTCTTTGAGTAATTTGTGATAAAAGGGAGGTGGCAAGCTATGAATAAAAATAAACATGTTATCGCAGCACTTTCAATAATACTGATTCTATCACTGGGAGTAATAGCTGAAAGCTATGTTCTGGGAGATAACAAGGCTTCTCAGATTGCCGGCACTGTTACCAAGGTATCCACACCGGACCAAACTAGGGTAATGACACCCAAGTGGGCAGAAACATCTGAGTATGAATTTGAGGACTTAGGTGAGAATATTGCAGTGGGCAAAACTTCCACAGCTGATTCCTTCCAAGATGTATATGAAGGAAAATACAGTACAGACGGTGATATCAATACCTATTGGGAAGGTAAGGCAAATTCTTATCCCAATAACCTTACTGTAGATTTGGGAGCACCTACCAAGATTGCTAAACTTCGATTGAGGGTTAATCCGGATAAAATATGGGGAAAAAGAGTTCAGACTTTTTCTATACTGGGAAGCAATGACGGCAATGATTTCAAGGAAATAGTGCCAAGTACAGACTACAAATATGATCCTAAAACCGGAAATCAAGTTACTATTGACTTGCCCCAGGGAACAGAAGTGCAATTTATCAGGGCTCAGTTTACTGCAAACACCGGAGCTGTTGGTGGGCAGGTAGCAGAATTTGAGGTTTATGCAGCCAATTAAGTACAAATACAATGATATTCAGGAGGGTGGAGTATGAAGAAGAATAAAATAGGCATATTTGCCTTAGTTATAGCCTTTGTCATGTCAATATTTACTATGAGGGTTTCTGCAGCATCACCGGATAACGCATTACTGCTTGATGACTATAACAGAAGTTCATTGGGGGTGGAAGGAAACGGCGGAGCTTACAACACACCTAACAGTCAAGGCATAACAATCTATTGGATACAATGGGCCAAGGCAGTTCCACAAATAGAAGATAAAGCACTTAAACTTCAAATGGAAGCTCAGGGGTGGTTTGGAGAAGGCGGCATGATAAAGGATCCTGCCTTTAAATATATCATAATGAAAGTAAAGGGCGAAAAGGGAGGAGAAGAACAATTCCTATCAATAAACCCTGACGCTAAGGGATTAGTAAATTTTGTGGATTTAAAAGGTCCGGATGGAAATCCGGTGCCGGCAATAACTACTGAATATCAAGACATAGTTATCGACATTGCAGCCTCAGGCTTTAATCTGCCGGATGGATTAGAGGCAATACACTTCAATAACACTGAACCGGTTACCATATATATAGATGAAATTTATCTGTCTAAGGATGGAAAGCCTG is from Clostridium thermarum and encodes:
- a CDS encoding cell wall-binding repeat-containing protein; translation: MNKPRIGNKFLRVTSLFQLIMFLMSLTLVQVPIKVQAETNTLVYNDFETGTGFTGGSGVTVTVDTAENASEEGTKSLKMEVTGNAGWPNVEGNYIDVVPAVGSSMDASEYANLVFYVKDMEGNNGVEVTLTSEDGAEKGLWVDKGVKGEWVKLKVSLASFTGVDLTKIIKIRLGEYNRGTYYFDDIYFEKPQVNPEIPELAPQWFQNFEYGDGFAPASTVTTSLERVDTATAYGFNSVKLTMSDNQGGNWDNSKNSVIITPMYLAPSLDPKDEDKKYDYERYMDVSNYKYMIFYVKDTSGSNDVHITITDINNKSWDFSSDPQKTVKNEWVKMVIPLDYNKDIDFTKISEIRLGMYWDWNNVYYFDDVYFAQNENDNPPNHGHTSLKLKYIDGTTVPYQNGIPMSSFEKQKSRVNIHLGGEWKKERVILDPQKSIATRDAAGIAAIEAEAEERYTVDFDDSSWTSKVLPAPENDLYADKAETKAGFEEYQGGVWYRRTFTVDEALEGKTLTLNFLGVNYFADVWVNGQYMGGHQGGYTPFAFDVTDVIKYGSENVIAVRVDNSAWDKSFSNGEILPYVTSDWLNYTGMIRPCYLEASDNIHIVRSDIKPLDTDGSIEVKTVLNNRANTAKNVELSYEVYEAEVTAENKTSEYAEDLLGAAANVVESRNVTLSDIAVDTLDAKIEDVKLWTPSTPNLYVLKVTAKVDGNVLDTYYTQFGVRTLGTDGDKLLLNGELAPYLAGVGRTEDHPTKGPAMNNEEQFKDFEIIKNTLKANFVRTGHFPANKTAYLYTDRLGLAVWQEIPAYWFSGEAFETQTNRGLARQMYMEMIYASYNRPSVWFNGTTNESGGQLSRVNYITDLKNAASLIDGTRLVGQSASGGDATDDSHRAADIIGMTMYQGVFTGVNAYNGTIDVLTQMHNKFPNKPILATEYGYWSSDGDTTITKQYEIFNTTFNAFTKLANTKEDGTENPDGFISGGAWWCAFNWYTEITKTQTMGLIHMDRVTPKEPLTSIFAEKYNRYTKVSDPATVKASGKSTWYNSLSSNSGVTAGDGAAIKSVALDGENGAVQATEVTASKATSITVLPQGGELAATNLANYDYFNFYVKDMNGENTISVIFTDNKGVSWEAEATAKTVKGQWTKLSVATGANIDHLDTAAVNKVNIKVPAEGKYYFNKLYFSTYINDPTPQVTPAGASIWYQDFENVETLEAGIGATAEIASDAALTGTRVAKLVTTQTGNPGTTKSSVIVTPKGSEVFDITDYGYVSLYVKDTQGSNTVLLVFKDKDGKIASQWTDTGSTKNTWTKVYAPLNAVKSSGIDTRNIVSIALAQWNAGTYYFDDIYFAKYPSDGPPAPGEVGGAQPTIVSISDITASIEKGGNFTLPRAVIATMSDNSTRAVDIVWTPNTVDTTKSGVFIFEGQVDGYDGKVKLTLSVIDTSDNTDETRDENVPLPDRASVTNTDTAVVISVINNVASSGSVTIDVANNKTVAKEIFDAIKGTNKTLIFKGDVVEWTFTGKDITETTKDIDMTVRIATLNSTTSENKALIGEKINNENVLVISFANNGQLPGRAKIKLKLDNAWLASRNKNNINIYYFNEVSKAIEPVASELTADSEGYVQFHITHNSDYIVSDKALTMVPVEPTIVRLGGADRYETSIKVSQAGWKTSEYVVLARGDEYADALTAAPFAKQLNAPILLTAPKALDARVKAELIRLKTKKVYVIGATGAISSGVVNAVSAMGIKVERIGGNDRYETALTIAKKMTNKSQVFLATGTNFADALSISSYAAATGSPILLTTKNSISAEVAKYIKDNNSKVYVIGGNGVIADTVMKSIAGAERIGGNDRYATNLAILNKFAAGFDFSVIYLATGANYPDAICSSALAGSKKAPIILVNSNDTNAQNAYIKTIGSRVKEVNVIGGAGVLPAETVQKVLK
- a CDS encoding glycosyl hydrolase family 28 protein, with amino-acid sequence MEVMTVKEKSKLPILILAISAILSVAFATYRIVDLISNSTKATLVLYDGPKLMRQAGDTKISVNGNPLFVYNAPVNNTHTWVENGNPPMDYTAMTYFDFEGTAKIEIELTEVTDISKVKVSPLSAGIKPKVNGNKITFTVKKPDQYTVEYNDSVETAIHIFANPLEQDLPDFNDKNVIYVGPGLWNIDNVGLESGQTLYLSGGAVVYGTIRANNVENVTVRGRGIMDGSLWSSWKNEGQIARVPIDFVNSKNIYVEGIIFMNPNAWTFNSLSSENATIDNIKIISARQNGDGITLQSCKNFTVTNSFVRSWDDSLVVKNYEGNSDNITFDNIKVWTDLAQSCEIGYETNKGQRENAVISNITFKNITVLHNFHKPVISIHNSDDATVRDIRYSNIIVEDAQMGEGDAGANKQLIDFTIMGSGWSATKERGHIKNITVENVKILSGKAAPSRIIGFDKDHMVENVKIKGLNILGKDIKSSEDANLETNEYVSGIVFE
- a CDS encoding discoidin domain-containing protein, with the translated sequence MNKNKHVIAALSIILILSLGVIAESYVLGDNKASQIAGTVTKVSTPDQTRVMTPKWAETSEYEFEDLGENIAVGKTSTADSFQDVYEGKYSTDGDINTYWEGKANSYPNNLTVDLGAPTKIAKLRLRVNPDKIWGKRVQTFSILGSNDGNDFKEIVPSTDYKYDPKTGNQVTIDLPQGTEVQFIRAQFTANTGAVGGQVAEFEVYAAN